In the genome of Chrysoperla carnea chromosome 5, inChrCarn1.1, whole genome shotgun sequence, the window GCAGGCATTAAATTTGTAAGTTTTTAATATCAAGAAActaacaaagaaatattttaaacaatttttttatcaatatttttaagctctaAAGAAAATAGTctgacttttttaaataaataattttacagagaatcagaataaaatttatttaattgcaaaaagaaattgttacattttgtgttcattaattacaataaattttttctacatttGTTAATGATTATTTGTAGACGACATTGATTGAAGATAAAGCAATTCGCAAAAATTATCAGATACGCATCTTATCTGAAAAGTTATTTCAAATCTGGTAACGTTTCCCTTCTTAATTTACGAATAGTTCCAGATTTATTCTTAATTACATATTCAACATACGCATCATTTTTTCCACCATCGAAGAATTTCGGGTAATAAGTTAACTCAAATGGAAACTTAAGAAAATCTTTGAAACACAATTGCTCTTTAATTGTGTCAAATTTGACCTCCTCTGATAAATGAAGGGGATGCCTTCCCGTTATGCAcgcattttgttttgtaatataatcAGTTTTCCAATCAATAACACAGAGTTCATCATTCAAAGTTTCATACTTAACAGTTGGAGTATTTTCGCTTTCTGACTTTTTCGGAATGTATGTTATACGAAATGGATAATCAGGATgacatttaaattcaatttgttcTTTTACTATGTCAAAATTACCGTACAAGAGTTCACTTTTTGAATGTCGAGGATGCTCGGTTGTATTTGTTGTCGGATTCGGCGTTGAATTTGGAGTAGTTGTAGTTTCTGTTGAAACTGACGGTTCGGGACTTGCAGTAGTAATTGCTGGAGATATTGGTGAATTATTATCTTCCGTTGAATATGTGGATGTCACCGGTGTCGCTAACAGTGGCACTGGGCGTGGTCTCCCTGGTTCCGTTTGCCCCCGTGGATAACCCCAAGCTACGCATAATGCAGCGATGGTCAGAATTATAACTTTCATCATTCTAAAAGAAAAGTGTTGAAAATTAacgtattttaaaagtttatttaattgaatctcTTATAAATTACCTTCGAGTGGAACTATTTTTTCGGCTGTAAAACCAATTGCTTGCTATGTTAGCACAAATTCTCTTGACTGTCTATAAAACAGTAAAATCGTAGTATTTatgctaaaataattttgaacgcttcagtttctttaaattcttcTTGACGTGTTTTCTATTGATCAATTTTCCAGCTATCACAATGCATGACACTCTGACGAAAGTTGTTATATGGATATTAAGTCTTTcgatttattaccattaaaattcaaaattaaatttgtctttatttttttttaatttaatatgtgtcaaatttgtttaattaacctTAACTAATTGCAATAATTGCAAAATTACAATGCTTTGAGAATAATGATTCATATTGGATGTTAATTGATCCAACATCCTTATTGAAAtcacaattatatttttcaatattgtaaTTTTCGCCCGATTGCTAGATTGTTTAGAGAAACCTAGCTAGACCGTTTTCGGATGAACAACTGTTAAGAAAATAACGGAAATCATCCAAAGACTGCTTTTTGCAATCGTACTGCTTTTTGTTCATTGGCTGAAAACCATTTATAATGGAAGAAAAGTTTTCTCGTGTCAAATTGCTACTTGAGAGTAACTATAGTGTggcattttcagaaaaaaaaattttttttaatcaaaaaacttttcattagttctatacaaaacatttttggtttCTATTGTTACCAGAAACTAGTCAATAGCAGAGCTCTATCACTAACCCTACATTTgccttcattaaaaaataattggaaattgggctatttctaaaaaaaatcctCATTTTAGCTCAATTTAGAGGTAAGTAAAAGTGTACAAAGATTTCCAAATGCGAAGAACATGACAACTTTAAAACGGGGATGAAAGCTTATAAATTGACAATTCTCCAATTGATATTATACAAGTATCTTCTGTTACTCAATTTAAACGAGATAAAAAGTTCATGTGATAATTCAATGTTCTAAATAACGCAATTTGTCtatttatatgtacaaaaaatatatttcctttAAACCTTCTCAATAAgatacagatttaaaaaaaaattaaaaactgaattcGATTACATACTTCCAtctcttttttttcattgttcTTGTGTTTATGAGATTATAAcgtgtcaaaaaataaataaataataataaaaacaaccaaTATTATACAACAAGCGATTTGGAGCTAAGATTATTGCTTATTACCTATTTGGTATTTTGTCCGATGTTCGATGTCATAATCTAagaactgttaaaaattttattgttcaagTTTATAGCACAGTGAAAATGTGTAGACATACTTCTTCTAGAATCTTCTGAATGCAATGTCGAGGATCTAGCTAAAGGGTCAAATAATTTTAGgaagctttaaaaatttttccacccattttatatttagaatctTCTTggatatgtaaataaaaatttgaataattgtgtacaaaaaatttttatttaattacaataaaattaaataacaatatttaacatgtttaataaattaaatataaatattggtaatttgaaaatttagattttcTTTTCTAGAGTGATTCCATATTGTGTTTCCCCTTTCCCATAAACAGGTTCAACACGTGTAGCACCTACACCAACACTTGTATCCTTATTTTGATATTGAAGTCCAGCAAAATTTGATTGTCCAACACGAGTCCAATCTTTATCGTAATGTTGAGTATGTTGTACCACAGCATTAATATTACTAGTTGGTGTATGATGTAAGTTAATTGAACCTCCAGCGGTAGCGCTTCCAGCAAAAGATGGTGTTTTACTTAATCCAAAATTTACACCACTTAATGTATCTGGATTAGCAAAATTAGCTCCAGCATTGAATGTTTGTGGACCACCAAAACCACGACTATTAAAATCTTGTGAAACTGAAGCACTATATGGTCCTTGTCCAAAACCAGCTGTTTGTGAATAGCCACCAGTTGggaaattatttctaaatcCAAAAGCTCCAAATGGAGAACGACGAACTCGTGTCAATTCGTATGGagttttttcgtaataattgTCAGGTCCTATTTCATCTTCGAAATTCATTGGGTATGTCCATACTGCAACGCATAATGTTGCCAGAGTGAAGATAATTGTTTTTACGTACATTTTTCTATGaaagagaaataattttttattagaagatCATTCgaaaagattaattttatatttttaaaattgcttattaatcaaacattattaataataaatatttgcttaCCTTTAATTACTTGTTATTGTTTTAAGCAGTTGAACTACTTTGTTAAATGACTAGTTGTAATTTGATATCCTAGCATCTGAATCGCtgaatatttatactaaattttttcttaaatttctttgatatttttaaggGGATTTTATTTTACCGTTTTATTGTCTGTATCAAGGGGATTTTCAACTGTTTTAACATAAATTGATTATAGTGTTCGCcagctaaaaataaaacaaagcaataacaattatttagtCAATAAAgattaatgtaatttattttaaatgaaccaAGATCGGGTTATCTCAAATTACTctgataatatttcaataaaatctataattaaaaacattgtaaaCATTGTTTTAAGAGTTTATATTTTGGGTTAAACGTGTATGATCTcaagaatatttttacttttagcgagaaaattattttttcgatccAGCAACCGACAGGGATTTTTTTGGGGatcttaaattttcttcatcGCCATTCAGTCGTAGTTATGAAAGCAAATAACTCTTAGGTTCACTTTGATAACCACAATTTACTATGAATTGAG includes:
- the LOC123300957 gene encoding uncharacterized protein LOC123300957 gives rise to the protein MYVKTIIFTLATLCVAVWTYPMNFEDEIGPDNYYEKTPYELTRVRRSPFGAFGFRNNFPTGGYSQTAGFGQGPYSASVSQDFNSRGFGGPQTFNAGANFANPDTLSGVNFGLSKTPSFAGSATAGGSINLHHTPTSNINAVVQHTQHYDKDWTRVGQSNFAGLQYQNKDTSVGVGATRVEPVYGKGETQYGITLEKKI
- the LOC123300955 gene encoding uncharacterized protein LOC123300955, with the protein product MMKVIILTIAALCVAWGYPRGQTEPGRPRPVPLLATPVTSTYSTEDNNSPISPAITTASPEPSVSTETTTTPNSTPNPTTNTTEHPRHSKSELLYGNFDIVKEQIEFKCHPDYPFRITYIPKKSESENTPTVKYETLNDELCVIDWKTDYITKQNACITGRHPLHLSEEVKFDTIKEQLCFKDFLKFPFELTYYPKFFDGGKNDAYVEYVIKNKSGTIRKLRRETLPDLK